The window GAAAGCTGAGCCCCAGGGTAGACATATCGACCAACTCTTTTAGACCTTCCTTCCGCGCTAGAATGGCAAACTCGGCGTTGAGCGTCGCCGCGTCCAGGGCCCGGCTCTTCAGCGCCTGCATCATCTCGGGCATGCCGCCCATCTGAATCACGGTGAAGTCGCGCCCGCGCTTGATCGGCCATTTGTTTTCGCTGTAGCCGAGCGCGAAATCGGTCGCCGAGCCGAAGCGGGTGACGCCGATTTTCTTTCCTTTGAGGTCTTCGATGGATCGAACCTCCGGCCGGGCGATGAGAAAAAAGGTTATGACGTTCATCCCCGTGGCGACCACGACGAGATCTCCGCCAGCCAGGTTTGCGTTCACCACGGCGCCGCCGGTGAAAATCCCCATCGGGACTTCTCCGGATTGCACGACCTGGGCCGCCCGCCCACCGCCGCCGACGTAGAGCAGCTCGATATCGAGCCCATGCTTCCTGAATATGCCCGCCTCATGCGGTATCCATACCGAGCTTTGCGAACCGCCGATGGCGCTATAGACAAAGCGCATCTTCTCCAAGGGAAGCCTGGCCTGAGCCCACGATGCGTTGTTGCCGGCCCAAAGAGCGCTGAACAAAAGAAGCGCCCAAGATTTTGCTCGCATAGAGTCTCCTTAAGAAGGGCAACGGCCGCCGGCTTGGTGGCATTGCGGAAGAGCTTAACATATTTCCCAGGGCTCCGGCGGTCAAGCCGATGCAGGTGTGCACGGTGCCCATCCCCCGGGGGTCTGCATCTTAATACCATGGTCAAAATCATTCCGTATTTCGGTACCTTTCCGCTTTTTGTTCTTGATACAGCAGAGAATATTCGCCGGAAAACATAAATTCCTCAAGTGAATCAGCGATTTATGAATCCGATAACATGGGGATATTTGGCCTGTCTTTTGCTGTGCTAAACGGTTAACAAAACTTGAGAATCATCGCCTTTCCCGGCTGATAGGCGTAGCGACGACCGGCGATCTTTTCTCGAATAATATATGCCGACCTTTCAACAGCTATTTCAGTTCAATCTGCCCATTCCCGTCTGGCAAATCGCGCTCTATGCCGGTCTGATGAGTTTTTTTCTTATCAACCGCAGGGTCAGATTATCCCTTTTAACATCTTACCTGTTTCTTTTGTTCTGGCTTTACTATGCCTTTCGGGGCGATCTGCTCTCGCTTACAAGCGAAGATTTCCTGGTGCAGACGGTTTACCATTTGTTTGGATGTTTGCTCGTATTGCTGGGAGTCTTTACCTATTTCTTTTTAGAACGGGATCAGGAAGTCCTTTTAGAGAACTTGAGGAAGCGGAGCGCTGAAATTGCCGAGCTAAAGGTAAAAGCAAAAAAGGCTGAAAAAATGGTCCATGCGCTGGAGACCCAGGCCGAGGAGGCTCAGCGAAGTTTCAACAGCCAGGAGTCGGGACTCAAGCGAAAAGCGGAGAATGAGCTGAATGCCAAGATCGATGAGCTTGAAGATCGGCTGGAGGACAGCGAGAGGCTACTAGAAAAACGGAACGGTGAAATCACCGATCTCAAGCAAAAGGCAAAAGAGGCGGAAAAAAGAGCCCATGCGCTGGACACACAAGTCGAGGAAACGCAGCGCAGCGTCCAGACCGAGGTATCGGCCCTCAAGAAAAAGCTGGAAAAAGAGCTGAATGCCAAGATCGCAGGGCTCGAATATAGGCTCGAGGAGAGTGAAAATCTTCTTGAAAAACGGAACAATGAAATAGCCGGTTTCAGGCTCACGGCGGAAGAGGCGGAGAAAAAAGCCCAGGCGCTGAAGGCGCAGGCCGAGGAAGCCCAGCGCAATGTCCAGACCGAAGCCGCGACCCTCAAGAAAAAGCTCGAACAAGAGCTGAATGCCAAGATCGATGAACTTGACCGGCGACTGAAAGACCGCGAAAGTCTTTTAGAGAAGCGGAATGCCGAGCTCGCCGCTTTCAAGCAAAAGCTCGAAGAGA is drawn from Candidatus Binatia bacterium and contains these coding sequences:
- a CDS encoding ABC transporter substrate-binding protein; the protein is MRAKSWALLLFSALWAGNNASWAQARLPLEKMRFVYSAIGGSQSSVWIPHEAGIFRKHGLDIELLYVGGGGRAAQVVQSGEVPMGIFTGGAVVNANLAGGDLVVVATGMNVITFFLIARPEVRSIEDLKGKKIGVTRFGSATDFALGYSENKWPIKRGRDFTVIQMGGMPEMMQALKSRALDAATLNAEFAILARKEGLKELVDMSTLGLSFPTSSIVTTRSFIKRNENAVRKFVRGFVEGSHFAKTERAASVEVFRKYIRNDDREYLNGLYDLYVLRYVPKIPYPSPESIKTVLDQMAEKDPRAAAAHPDQFIDARFFQELEKEGFIQKLWQ